The region CAATCAGCCAGTCAGCCAGTCAGTCCCCTTACCCTTCCATCCTTTCCGTCTCCACATTCAGCAACACAAGCAGAGGCCTTCGCTGCATTTCGCACTTAgcgtcaccaccaccaccgccaaatCTCTTCACAATACGCACAAATGCACAGCCCAATTGGCAAGGTGCCATTCATTGTCTCAGAACACTGAACCCAGCTCTCTGGAACATTCGgcaccaacagccagccacgTTCCCTCAACCAGGTCACTGTCCGCTCCCTCCCGCATTAGTGTTGGCACATGCAGGTCATCAGCCGATTTTGCTGCGCCCTACGGAGCCTTCAAgggttgctgctgctttcattcgttgttggtggttgggtGAATGAAAGGGCCTGGGTTCGATGACGAGTGCTGATGAGCCAACTTGCAGACAATAAGCTTTCTCCTGAATGAGATGTGCTCTGCACTACACGTCAGGTTCATGACTTGACGGAATTAAATGCTAAAAACGAAATGAAGATTGGTGCAAAGTATCTGGTGCGTTGCAGACAGCTCATTTGGCGTGCCAAGTGGAGCTGAATTTTGAAGCCTTGCAAAATGAGAGACGGGAGACAGTCTGAGTGCATTGCTGCCGCAATATGTGCCCAACTTAATATAAATTATATAGACTCCCTAACTCCTACTCTGCGCAGTTCTGGAGCCTGAGGTCGGTATCGCACAGAGTTTGATACACAAGTCCCGTGTAGGAACTGCCGACCTGGAATCCCACAAGACAAGGACATGACACCGTCCATCTACCGGCAGGAGACTTACATCTGACTGATGGCCTGCGATGAAGCATACTTGCCCAGTCAAGTATAAACACGTAAAATACCACAATATACAGCATGCCAAATAATGAGCATTACCTCTACAGCGCAGTCTGCAGCAACCTCTCAATCCCCATTAGAGAATTGAGAGAGACGAGAAATAGATGACTTGAACGGCAGTTACAATCCGCAAAGCCTCAACCGCATGCAAAGACTTGTAAAGCTCTTCCTCGGCCGCTGGTTTCGACTCATCGGCCGTGCATGACTCCTGCTGGTTTTTTTAGCCGTTGCCTTGCCCCCCCTACATTTTGGCATGGTCTAAGAGAGCTAAAGCAGAATGTGTGGTCTGTTTATTACATCATACCAAGGAAACACTGCCTTGGTCATTGCACAGAGATCTACGAAAGCGAACAAACTGGAACCAGCCACACCTCATGATGTGAAGCTTGGGACCTCCTCTGCGGTAGTCATTATAAATGACAATAATACAAGATACAATTTCGAGATAGGTCCTAACTCCACGGAACAACTttgtcatcaccaccactgTCATACTGTCATAACCTAATATGTACATTCATCCCAGAAGCCATCACTCGAGCAACATCATATACATTCCCTACGCCAAATTGGTATATCTATACGGCTGAGCCGTAAAGTTGCCCACTCCCCATCCAACAGGTCTCTGGAAAGCAACACACCCAGCATCCCCTTTACACTCGAGCGTCTTATACGCCTTCTTGCACTTATCCACCCAAGAATGAAAAATAGTAACATGACCAGCCGCACCACCCGTACCAGGCCCCAGAGTTCCAACAAAATCACCAGCCTGCAGCTCCGACCAGGAAATAGACTTTGCGACATCGGGCAGACTCACGGTACTATACCCCTGGGGCGTCGTGTGCAGAGCCATGGACACGAAACCAGAGCAGTCGGTCCTGTAATTTGTGCCCTGCGGATCAGGGTAACTGGCGTCCATGGAATAGGGAACATGCTTGTCGACCCAGAACTGGGCGCGGGCCATGATGTCGGCACGACTGatcttgtcgttgatggcGCCGCCGGGCATGACGCAGGGCCCGGTGACCATGCCGGTTGAGCCAGTCTTGACGTAGTAGTCTGTGACGAAGCACCCGTCTGTGGTTTTGTCCCAGAGGGAATTGCCGAAGATGACTTCTCCGGGTGTTTGGCACAGCAGCGTCACGTCAGTGCCGAGGGGGTATGCGCGCAcgatggcatggctggttgATGGGCCGTCGCGACATTTGACGTTGTCTTCGGTGATGGGGTAGGCGTGTGCTGCGGAAGCTGCCGCGAGGGAAAAGGCTAATAGTTTAAGTGTAAACTGCATGGCTGCTTTGAATCGCAAAGATATGGCGATGTTGAGATGGGTTGGATCTGGAGTGTACGCGGTGAGGGTCAGTCGCAGATGGCTGGATTAGGTCCGCGAATGTTGTCCCCGAATCTCTGAAGGTTGCCAAACTTTGGAACTCGGTTAAAGAAAGGGCTCCTAGATTGGATTTATATTTTTTGTCACCGACTCGAGTAAGTGATTATCGTGAGAAAGATTGCCTTGTCTGTCCTGGGTGGCCAATCAGAGGTTTTCAGCTTGCGACTTTTATCCCTGCAATGCACCCCAAATTTAGCAATCTTTTTGCACTAGATGTGCTAGAAGGCATGTTAGATTGATTCGAACAGTAAGACGGGGTAATTGTTCCCATGATGAAAGGGCCAGATCTGTGAAATCTCTTTCTGTCGACAAATCAGACGTGCAGAaagtttggtttgggttggcGACTGTCAATATAGATAATGGTCGGGAAGGCGGGCAGGCATGGCAGTTCTGCTGGGTTGAAGGCAATATGAAGATAGTCTGGATGAGGGCTTTTGTGGGAAATATCTCAAGTTGTTATGCTGGATTTTAGAGCGTTATGCTGCAAATTGGTGGCTTCTTTCGCTTCATTGTGGGAACAGAACTGCAATTGCAGAGTTGGAATCGCCAGTTTCCAAGGTTGGCAATAATGTAACAAATTGCGATATGCAAGTCACTTCCGAGTTGTTACAGCATGACTTTTAGCATACAATCCTTGCAATTTTCCCATGGAGAATGTTACAGTATTTAAAATTCGCCTAGGATACACGGCAAGTATAGAGATATCAAGCTGTGAACAAGAATCAAAATGTTGCAATTGTTTGCGCAACCCGATTTTGAAGACCGCACTTCCAGAATTTACAAATGCCCAGCGCACCATCCAACTTGGGAAGCTAGCTAGCCTCTTTCTACCCCAGTTATCTTGGAATTAGCCCGAATGTGCTCCCTGGTTGAAACAAAACGTGGCAGCCTCTTCGTCTATTCACCCCTGTCATATGATGCTTCCCCCTCCTCTCAA is a window of Pochonia chlamydosporia 170 chromosome 5, whole genome shotgun sequence DNA encoding:
- a CDS encoding NlpC/P60-like cell-wall peptidase (similar to Metarhizium robertsii ARSEF 23 XP_007826030.1), which translates into the protein MQFTLKLLAFSLAAASAAHAYPITEDNVKCRDGPSTSHAIVRAYPLGTDVTLLCQTPGEVIFGNSLWDKTTDGCFVTDYYVKTGSTGMVTGPCVMPGGAINDKISRADIMARAQFWVDKHVPYSMDASYPDPQGTNYRTDCSGFVSMALHTTPQGYSTVSLPDVAKSISWSELQAGDFVGTLGPGTGGAAGHVTIFHSWVDKCKKAYKTLECKGDAGCVAFQRPVGWGVGNFTAQPYRYTNLA